The genomic segment CCGCGGACCAGCGCATGTACATCGAGAAGCGCTCCCGCTCGCGCAACCACCGCCGCGCGGGCTGACCCCGGGGCCGGGCGGGACCGGGCGGGACCGGTCCGCAGGTCCGCAGGGGTGGGATCGGACGGCCCCCGGTGATCGGTTGGTGACCCCCTGAGCCCGTTGAGGGTCGATACCGGGGCGGAACGGGACCAAAGCCGGACCGCAACGGGACCAATGCCGGGTTCACGGGGGTTCCCTCCACCTTGCGGAGTACCCGAGATCGATCTGGCGGTTGACCCCGGACCGCCATTCCCCTGCATACGCTGGGTAATGTGCAGCGCCTCTACTCCTTCCTCCGCAGACACCCGACGTGGGTCGACAGCTTCTGGGCTCTCGTCCTGCTCGGGATCAGCGCGCTGTTCGTGATGGAGGACAGCCAGCTGTCGCCGTTCTCCCGGCTGGCCGCGGTCCCGATCGCGATCGGGCTGAGCGCCGTCGTCGCGCTGCGCCGCCGGTCGCCGGAGAACACGCTGCTGCTGGTCATCGCCCTCGGCATCGCCCAGATCGTGCTGGACGTCCGGGTCAATCCCGGTGACTTCGCGATGCTGGTCGCCGTCTACACCGCCGCCGCCAACGGCGCCCGCTGGGCCTCGCGGCTCGCCCTCGTCGGCGGTCTGAGCGCCTCGCCGATCTCGACGCTGCGCTGGCCGGACGACAACCCGTACTCCAGCACCTGGGTCGGCATCGCCCAAGTGATCTTCGTGTCCGTCCCCTTCGCGCTCGCCTGGGTCATCGGCGACAGCCTCCGCACCCGCCGTGCCTACTACCTCCAGCTGGAGGAGCGGGCCGCCCGGCTCCAGCGGGAGCGCGAGGCGCAGTCCAAGGCCGCGGTCGCCGCCGAGCGGGCCCGGATCGCGCGGGAGCTGCACGACGTGGTGGCGCACAACGTGTCGGTGATGGTGGTGCAGGCGGACGGCGCCGCCTATGTGCTGGACGCCTCGCCCGAGCAGGCCAAGCAGGCGCTGTCGACGATCTCCAGCACCGGCCGCCAGGCGCTCGCCGAGATGCGCCGGCTGCTCGGCCTGCTGCGGGCGGGCGACGACAGCGGCGGCGAGTACGTGCCGCAGCCCGGTGTCGATCAGCTGGCCGAGCTCGTCGAGCAGGTGCGCGGCGCCGGTCTGCCGGTCCGCTTCGAGGTGACCGGCGAGGCCCGCCCGCTCTCCAGCGGCGTGGAGCTGACCGCGTACCGCATCGTCCAGGAGGCGCTGACCAACACCCGCAAGCACGGCGGCATGGACGCCACCGCCACCGTCCAGCTCGTTTTCGCGGACGCCGAACTGGACCTGCTCATCGAGGACGACGGGCGGGGTTCCCAGCACGAGCTGTACGAGGACGGCGGCCAGGACGGCCTCGGTCAGGGCCTGATCGGGATGCGCGAGCGCATCGGCATGA from the Streptomyces sp. RKAG293 genome contains:
- a CDS encoding histidine kinase, giving the protein MQRLYSFLRRHPTWVDSFWALVLLGISALFVMEDSQLSPFSRLAAVPIAIGLSAVVALRRRSPENTLLLVIALGIAQIVLDVRVNPGDFAMLVAVYTAAANGARWASRLALVGGLSASPISTLRWPDDNPYSSTWVGIAQVIFVSVPFALAWVIGDSLRTRRAYYLQLEERAARLQREREAQSKAAVAAERARIARELHDVVAHNVSVMVVQADGAAYVLDASPEQAKQALSTISSTGRQALAEMRRLLGLLRAGDDSGGEYVPQPGVDQLAELVEQVRGAGLPVRFEVTGEARPLSSGVELTAYRIVQEALTNTRKHGGMDATATVQLVFADAELDLLIEDDGRGSQHELYEDGGQDGLGQGLIGMRERIGMIGGTLEAGPRPGGGFRISAVLPLKTGR